A genomic stretch from Sphingobacterium sp. ML3W includes:
- a CDS encoding SusC/RagA family TonB-linked outer membrane protein — protein sequence MGQVNYDYLDRYHFSTSYRRDGSSRFSKQSRWGNFWSVGAAWNVKKESFLKEISTINNLNLRASYGAQGNDKVGNYAYGGFYSIYNSLDNLGLLPSDLPTPDLKWETNLNLNIGADIALFNNRLVAQIDVYDRKSKDLLFQKPLSPSTGYSGIDANIGSLSNRGIDGQITGVPIRNKDFRWSITANVGHYKNKITKLPQKEILTGSIGQYGNTKKMVEGGSIYDFYIKEWAGVDPETGKATWYKDVKDATGNITGRTTTTNQNEASFYFEGSSLPDLYGGISNSFSYKGIDLSFLFSYSLGGKIFDGDQPMIMHVGSAPGRSWSKEALNRWTPENRDTDFPRLSYVTDSWNSIPSTRFLRSASYGRLKNLSLSYTIPRNLVSKWSLSDVRIRFVGENLLTFYGTQGLDPEQTVGGVTYYRYPAQKSYALVLNVSF from the coding sequence TTGGGACAGGTAAATTATGATTATCTGGACCGCTACCATTTTTCTACGAGCTACCGTAGAGACGGTTCATCCCGCTTCAGTAAGCAATCGCGTTGGGGTAATTTCTGGTCCGTCGGTGCGGCTTGGAACGTGAAAAAAGAATCCTTCCTGAAAGAAATCAGTACGATCAACAACCTGAATTTACGGGCGAGTTATGGAGCCCAGGGAAATGATAAAGTTGGTAACTATGCCTATGGCGGATTCTATTCCATTTATAACAGTTTGGACAATCTGGGGCTTTTACCGTCTGATTTACCTACACCAGATTTGAAATGGGAAACAAATCTTAATCTCAATATCGGTGCTGATATCGCTTTATTCAATAATCGGTTGGTAGCACAGATTGATGTCTATGACCGGAAGTCAAAAGACCTGCTTTTCCAAAAGCCACTTTCACCGTCTACAGGTTATAGCGGGATCGATGCCAATATTGGCTCATTGAGCAACCGTGGAATTGATGGGCAGATTACAGGGGTACCTATTCGAAACAAAGATTTCAGATGGTCTATTACAGCAAATGTGGGGCACTATAAAAATAAAATCACCAAACTACCACAAAAAGAAATTCTCACTGGATCCATTGGGCAGTATGGTAACACGAAAAAAATGGTTGAAGGTGGTTCCATCTATGATTTTTATATCAAGGAATGGGCGGGAGTAGATCCAGAGACTGGCAAGGCAACCTGGTATAAGGATGTAAAAGATGCGACAGGAAATATAACTGGGCGCACGACGACAACGAATCAAAATGAAGCATCATTTTATTTTGAAGGAAGTTCATTGCCAGATCTTTATGGTGGTATTAGTAACAGCTTTAGTTACAAAGGAATAGATTTGTCTTTCTTGTTTTCCTATAGTCTAGGCGGAAAAATCTTTGATGGTGATCAACCCATGATTATGCATGTGGGTTCAGCACCGGGGCGAAGTTGGTCCAAGGAAGCCCTCAATAGATGGACACCCGAAAATAGAGATACCGATTTCCCCCGATTGTCTTACGTGACCGATTCCTGGAATAGTATTCCTTCCACACGTTTTCTACGGAGTGCAAGCTATGGACGCCTAAAGAATTTGAGCTTAAGCTATACTATTCCGCGTAATCTTGTGTCAAAATGGTCTCTTTCCGATGTCCGGATACGTTTTGTAGGTGAAAACTTATTGACGTTCTATGGAACTCAGGGCCTGGACCCAGAGCAAACAGTAGGTGGAGTTACCTACTATCGCTACCCGGCACAGAAGTCATACGCTCTCGTCCTCAATGTTTCCTTTTAA
- a CDS encoding TonB-dependent receptor — MKTQSINYKNYLLILFLTCAFTFCFGQSNILSGKIEDTGGQAIQGATIKVKNSNLGTVSDHLGAFQIAGVTSRSVILQVSSIGYLNKEQQASPGQNTTVILTSENNKMDEVFVTGTFDKRKRMDASVAISTLDAGQIERVVPLSAADLLKNVPGVFVNSSLGEIRNSVASRGITVGTQDGSFGYEYVSMQEDGLPVTNTTYFNYGPDFFLRPDATLYRLEAVRGGTASITAANAPGGVFNYVSKTGTDRFEGELRTKYGLVGIDGRSYARVDLNIGGPLKNNWFYNIGGFYRYDESGRYPGYPMNNGGQVKANVVKKLKRGTLKFFAKYLNDRNGYVQFIPTKDFDKPRPAQGFDINATVLMPAVDYTSQDFRYGGSISFNPKNLVKSKYRSGGVNWEQQLGAGWTLNNAARYSSNDILYNTPGAVTAMSTTDMTTYFLMTGQQGLGIGSYSFKNAKTGAELMQVTSTLGSNGLPVYTVNKNELPGQDLLLNSVFMTTFGAYKNNVKEFVDQFSFQKVTDKMNFTLGGYYGYSNVRRYSGIDGIALSTIENRPQLISLEFTGATLAGTTGLHQISNSDGIAQAYGDNGASLTFNAKQNQAALFFGHTWYINPQLTFDWGLRYENVNIKGYNERIYMKTGLQGGTDGNPKTFYDNNTVDKITRVDYDKTLHTVSFSGALNYTFSTNIALYGRYSQGKKAPDLDVYFATNRPETIGLLHPQERTTRQIEVGLKAKTKTLNIFVTPFYSILSGVPNGQFLQASGGGFYTPEMLYGKYRTMGVEIEADWKIDKHFNIRSIATLQRSKIVNLESWVANNPGPEDDTKISYSGNETDNNARAIFNLTPTYLNGKFYTFITWSYLGKRQANVVNTFTLPAFSQFDLGAGYDLSKSVKLSLNINNLLNTYGVMSWVRPGGILETLEGNNSFTKEQYTLAVQKQSPYATVSIPPRASFLTATFRF; from the coding sequence ATGAAAACACAATCAATAAATTACAAAAATTATCTTCTCATCTTATTTTTGACCTGCGCCTTTACGTTCTGTTTTGGACAGTCAAATATCCTCTCAGGGAAAATAGAAGATACTGGTGGACAAGCGATACAGGGGGCTACCATCAAAGTTAAAAACAGCAATTTGGGAACTGTGAGTGATCATCTGGGGGCATTCCAGATAGCAGGGGTAACGAGTAGGTCTGTTATACTACAAGTTTCCTCCATCGGTTATCTCAACAAAGAGCAACAGGCAAGTCCTGGGCAAAATACAACAGTGATACTTACATCCGAAAACAACAAGATGGATGAAGTGTTTGTGACGGGAACTTTTGACAAACGCAAGCGTATGGACGCGTCCGTTGCGATCAGTACACTAGATGCCGGACAAATAGAACGGGTAGTCCCATTGAGTGCTGCCGATCTCTTGAAAAATGTACCTGGGGTGTTTGTTAATTCGTCACTAGGCGAAATACGCAATAGCGTGGCCAGCAGAGGCATCACCGTTGGGACACAAGATGGTAGTTTTGGTTACGAATATGTTTCCATGCAAGAAGATGGTTTACCGGTAACCAACACGACATATTTCAATTATGGTCCTGATTTTTTCCTCCGTCCTGATGCAACCTTATATCGATTGGAAGCTGTACGTGGGGGAACTGCATCTATTACCGCAGCCAATGCCCCTGGAGGCGTTTTTAATTACGTATCCAAAACTGGAACGGATCGTTTCGAGGGTGAACTGAGAACAAAATATGGTCTGGTCGGGATCGATGGACGGAGCTATGCCCGTGTTGATCTGAATATTGGTGGGCCATTGAAAAATAACTGGTTTTATAATATTGGTGGTTTCTACAGATATGATGAAAGCGGCAGATATCCTGGATATCCCATGAATAATGGCGGTCAGGTCAAGGCGAATGTAGTCAAGAAACTGAAAAGAGGTACGCTTAAGTTTTTCGCGAAATACTTGAACGACAGAAATGGTTATGTCCAGTTTATTCCGACAAAAGATTTCGACAAACCAAGACCGGCCCAAGGTTTTGACATTAACGCTACGGTGTTGATGCCAGCAGTTGATTATACCTCGCAGGATTTTAGATATGGTGGTTCTATTTCTTTTAACCCAAAGAATCTAGTCAAAAGTAAATATCGTTCAGGTGGTGTCAATTGGGAACAACAATTGGGTGCGGGCTGGACTCTTAATAATGCGGCACGTTATTCAAGCAATGATATTCTCTATAACACACCCGGTGCTGTCACAGCAATGAGTACAACGGACATGACGACCTATTTTTTAATGACCGGACAACAGGGTTTGGGAATCGGTTCCTATTCTTTCAAGAATGCCAAAACAGGAGCCGAACTTATGCAGGTTACTTCAACGCTAGGTTCAAATGGATTACCAGTCTACACGGTTAACAAGAATGAACTTCCTGGACAGGACCTTCTGCTCAATTCCGTATTTATGACCACTTTTGGTGCTTATAAAAATAACGTCAAGGAATTTGTTGATCAGTTTTCTTTTCAAAAGGTTACAGATAAGATGAATTTTACACTGGGGGGTTATTATGGCTATTCAAATGTAAGACGTTATTCAGGTATAGATGGTATTGCGCTTAGCACAATTGAAAATAGGCCCCAGCTGATCTCCCTCGAGTTTACTGGCGCGACACTCGCCGGCACGACGGGCTTACATCAAATAAGTAACAGTGATGGCATCGCGCAAGCGTATGGCGACAATGGTGCCTCGCTGACATTCAATGCTAAACAAAACCAGGCGGCCTTATTTTTTGGCCATACCTGGTATATAAATCCACAGTTGACGTTTGACTGGGGTCTCCGTTATGAAAATGTAAATATCAAAGGATATAACGAACGTATCTATATGAAAACTGGACTACAGGGAGGTACAGATGGAAACCCCAAGACGTTTTACGACAACAATACTGTTGACAAAATAACAAGGGTAGATTATGATAAGACTCTTCATACGGTTTCTTTTTCCGGTGCATTAAACTATACCTTCAGTACCAATATTGCCCTCTATGGGCGTTATTCTCAAGGTAAAAAAGCACCAGACCTAGATGTTTACTTCGCTACCAATAGACCTGAAACAATTGGACTGCTACACCCCCAAGAACGTACGACTAGACAAATAGAAGTTGGATTAAAAGCTAAAACAAAAACGCTCAACATCTTTGTCACACCATTCTATAGTATTCTTAGTGGTGTACCCAACGGGCAATTTTTGCAAGCCAGCGGCGGCGGATTTTATACACCTGAGATGTTATACGGAAAATATAGAACAATGGGTGTGGAAATTGAAGCTGACTGGAAGATCGACAAGCACTTTAACATACGTAGTATAGCTACTCTTCAACGTTCTAAAATAGTTAATCTCGAGTCATGGGTAGCCAATAATCCTGGACCTGAAGATGATACTAAGATTTCCTACTCAGGCAACGAAACAGATAATAATGCTCGCGCTATTTTCAATCTCACGCCCACCTATCTTAATGGAAAATTCTATACTTTTATCACCTGGTCCTACCTTGGAAAAAGGCAAGCTAATGTGGTCAACACATTCACCTTGCCCGCCTTTTCTCAATTTGACCTTGGAGCGGGTTATGACCTCAGCAAAAGCGTAAAACTAAGTCTCAATATCAATAACTTATTAAATACATATGGTGTAATGAGCTGGGTAAGACCAGGAGGTATATTGGAAACATTGGAAGGCAATAATAGCTTTACCAAAGAGCAATATACGCTCGCAGTCCAAAAACAGTCACCCTATGCGACAGTGTCCATTCCACCACGTGCATCCTTTCTAACAGCCACTTTTCGCTTTTAG
- a CDS encoding helix-turn-helix domain-containing protein produces MNYIIIVGATQALMALGILLKDKKNNGQHDNILSYLLASIFLHLAISFALNVFWPNSKIHQQFNTFIALAYPGLLWCYIRFLEHKGKSIDILLAMFPSIGASIGYFWIAAYVINHSGELPPFIKLYNSISGYAYTILYIVYPLKILAKTHTIPTFWKLEKRMVRLAASLFLFVGLAFLIISIWTRLSDISVYFNLIHLWLRLIIYSILAVICISIIYVKVSSFLYVHLYQQEQVKPHILDHQHENRLDSSMGKSRYPSAEENERNAGIDYVGILAKVENLMSQHKVFLDPSLTLDILATKADVSRHHLSETLNQYQEKSFYQYVNEYRIKEVITLMDLYKSKGETINILAMAFQAGFHSKSSFNQYFKKVQGCTPSAYLKAKPHYNLVNT; encoded by the coding sequence GTGAATTATATTATTATCGTAGGGGCAACCCAAGCCTTAATGGCTTTGGGAATTTTATTGAAGGACAAAAAAAATAATGGACAGCATGATAATATCCTTTCTTATTTATTAGCCTCCATTTTTTTGCATCTGGCAATCAGTTTTGCATTGAACGTCTTTTGGCCCAATTCAAAAATCCATCAGCAATTCAATACATTTATCGCATTGGCATATCCCGGTTTGTTATGGTGTTATATACGTTTTCTCGAACATAAGGGAAAGTCCATCGATATTCTTTTGGCGATGTTTCCATCGATAGGTGCATCTATTGGTTACTTTTGGATTGCTGCCTATGTGATCAACCATTCTGGCGAATTACCACCATTCATCAAACTGTACAATTCAATATCTGGTTATGCATATACGATATTATATATCGTGTACCCGTTAAAAATTTTGGCTAAGACACATACGATACCGACATTTTGGAAACTTGAAAAACGTATGGTTAGACTGGCCGCTTCCCTGTTCCTGTTTGTTGGGCTCGCATTTTTAATCATCAGCATCTGGACTCGACTATCTGATATATCCGTCTATTTTAATCTTATCCATCTGTGGCTCCGTCTGATTATTTATTCTATATTGGCGGTTATCTGCATATCTATTATTTATGTCAAAGTAAGCTCCTTCCTATATGTTCATTTATATCAGCAGGAGCAAGTAAAGCCGCATATTCTTGACCATCAGCATGAAAATCGGTTGGACAGCTCGATGGGGAAATCCCGATACCCATCTGCTGAGGAAAATGAAAGGAATGCCGGTATAGACTATGTAGGTATTTTGGCGAAGGTAGAAAATCTGATGTCCCAGCATAAAGTCTTCTTAGATCCAAGTCTCACATTAGATATTCTTGCTACAAAGGCCGATGTATCACGTCACCATCTTTCCGAAACGTTAAATCAGTACCAGGAAAAGTCCTTTTATCAGTATGTTAATGAGTATCGAATTAAGGAGGTTATTACATTAATGGATCTGTACAAAAGCAAAGGAGAGACCATCAATATACTTGCGATGGCATTTCAGGCTGGATTCCATTCCAAATCCTCGTTTAATCAATATTTCAAAAAGGTTCAGGGCTGCACACCTTCGGCCTATCTCAAAGCAAAACCACATTATAACCTAGTGAATACCTAA
- a CDS encoding TonB-dependent receptor, whose product MKRTLLFLISLMPFFLQAQQITGTVTSMTDEVLPGATIQVGKLTTQTNLDGKFTLILKEKGPVRLAVFYTGYQAFVLDTLVSGEGVHLGIIKLQPSNNSLGEVVVVGSSAGSQLKALNIKKTANAIMEVLAADAIGKLPDRNAAEAVQRIQGVSIERDQGEGRYVSVRGTPIQWSASLLNGNRLPSASLDYADRRIQMDIFPSEMIQYVQLSKAITPDMEGDAIGGSINFITKAAPLKRTLHINAAGGYNGQSQRGSYNSSILFGDRVAQGKLGYILSAVIWDRTAAQDRYNLNYDFSNSNATQAFSITDLQLRDYIARRRTLGFNGGLEYAFNERHKIMAKGLYSEYMDAQRVRENYFYFNTKTATITTRAADYHTSLYSGELSGQSSFSERFGLDWALSMDKSAFKFKDPDYYPMATFSQKVDYDGLAPDGKKYLAMDSPDGTGDYIDHILPHLASTTAISAEAMKLTQVVNIRSKNQERNKRVGVNLKYTPSNSLIVKFGGKFIHKDKQVENPYSIYVAGISGAAPTLASLGTEPYPYRGGFLTEIGSPYNNVLIDQVAMASVRQLASPEGIAENKLYPFRVDSASNASGAANYYSGKENVYAIYGSAEFKLTEQLTIIGGIRNEYNKVTFSGNKVSTLADKSTKVEAINQDNSYNAFLPMLHVKINATKNDIIRLAFTRSFTRPDFGSLNPGTTQDDINRVITRGNPNLKPTFASNFDVMAEHYFGGIGMFSAGAFYKKLSNLIYSNQSTQDIDGVLFNVNEPENLQNAWLLGFEAGISKRFTELPGIWKGFGVDANYTYTDSKAKVPRFDKGKLIEDESVIPKQAKHLFNVSLIYENSKFMARIAGNYKGKYLDAIRQVAGPEHYRWYSSNFSVDFSSSYSINSKFRLFAELNNITGAPVRYYHGVYDRAEQAEWYSVRGQVGISAKLF is encoded by the coding sequence ATGAAAAGAACATTACTCTTTTTGATTTCGTTGATGCCATTCTTTTTACAGGCGCAACAAATTACAGGGACTGTCACTTCAATGACCGACGAGGTATTGCCCGGTGCTACAATACAAGTGGGGAAGTTGACTACACAAACCAATCTCGATGGTAAGTTTACATTGATTTTAAAAGAAAAGGGACCTGTTCGACTTGCTGTTTTCTACACCGGTTATCAAGCATTTGTGTTAGATACACTTGTTTCAGGCGAGGGAGTTCATTTGGGAATAATCAAATTGCAACCATCCAATAATAGCCTGGGCGAGGTTGTCGTCGTCGGTTCTTCAGCTGGTTCTCAGCTCAAGGCATTAAACATCAAAAAAACGGCAAATGCTATTATGGAAGTATTGGCGGCGGATGCTATTGGTAAATTACCCGATCGCAATGCTGCCGAAGCGGTACAACGCATTCAAGGGGTTTCCATTGAACGAGATCAAGGGGAGGGGCGATATGTTTCCGTACGTGGCACACCCATACAGTGGAGTGCGTCTTTGTTAAATGGGAACCGGCTTCCTTCCGCTAGTCTTGACTATGCAGATCGACGGATTCAGATGGATATTTTCCCCTCAGAGATGATTCAATATGTGCAGCTATCAAAAGCAATCACTCCGGATATGGAGGGAGATGCTATCGGAGGGTCGATTAATTTTATTACCAAAGCAGCTCCCTTAAAACGTACACTCCATATCAATGCGGCTGGCGGCTATAATGGACAATCTCAGCGCGGATCATACAACAGTTCAATCCTCTTTGGCGACCGTGTTGCGCAGGGAAAATTGGGTTATATCCTTTCGGCAGTAATCTGGGACCGAACAGCTGCCCAGGACCGATATAACCTAAACTATGATTTTTCGAACAGTAATGCTACGCAGGCTTTTTCCATCACAGATCTACAATTGCGGGATTATATTGCACGCCGGCGTACACTGGGATTTAATGGTGGACTTGAATATGCATTCAATGAAAGGCACAAAATCATGGCTAAGGGACTCTATAGCGAATATATGGACGCTCAGCGTGTCCGTGAGAATTATTTCTATTTTAATACCAAAACAGCGACCATAACAACCAGAGCCGCAGATTACCATACAAGCCTTTACTCTGGAGAGCTTAGCGGGCAGTCGAGTTTTTCAGAACGATTTGGATTGGATTGGGCACTGAGCATGGATAAGTCCGCTTTTAAATTTAAGGACCCCGATTACTATCCAATGGCAACCTTTTCCCAAAAGGTTGATTATGATGGCTTGGCTCCAGATGGAAAGAAATACCTCGCGATGGATTCGCCAGATGGAACAGGGGACTATATTGACCATATCCTACCTCATCTTGCTTCCACTACAGCGATTAGCGCAGAAGCCATGAAATTAACGCAAGTTGTCAATATCAGGAGCAAAAATCAAGAACGCAACAAGCGTGTTGGAGTAAACTTGAAATATACACCTAGCAATTCGTTGATCGTTAAATTTGGTGGAAAGTTTATCCACAAGGATAAGCAGGTAGAAAACCCCTATAGTATTTATGTAGCCGGTATCTCTGGAGCTGCTCCAACATTAGCCAGCCTAGGTACTGAACCCTATCCCTATCGGGGTGGTTTTTTGACCGAAATAGGATCGCCTTACAACAATGTGCTTATTGATCAGGTAGCTATGGCATCAGTGAGGCAACTTGCATCACCGGAGGGTATTGCCGAAAACAAGTTGTACCCATTCCGCGTCGATTCAGCTAGCAACGCATCAGGTGCCGCCAACTACTACAGTGGAAAGGAAAATGTATATGCAATTTATGGTTCTGCTGAATTTAAATTGACAGAGCAGCTCACCATTATAGGAGGAATACGAAACGAGTACAACAAAGTTACTTTTTCAGGCAACAAAGTATCCACGCTTGCAGACAAATCGACTAAAGTAGAAGCAATCAATCAGGACAATAGCTATAATGCTTTTCTGCCAATGTTGCATGTAAAGATCAATGCGACGAAGAATGATATTATTCGGCTGGCATTCACGCGAAGTTTCACCCGTCCCGATTTTGGTAGCCTCAATCCCGGTACGACACAGGACGATATCAACCGTGTCATCACCCGTGGTAATCCAAACTTGAAACCCACTTTCGCTAGCAATTTTGATGTCATGGCCGAACATTACTTTGGCGGCATAGGTATGTTTTCGGCAGGTGCATTTTACAAAAAACTTTCCAACCTGATCTATTCCAATCAATCTACACAAGATATTGATGGTGTTTTATTCAATGTAAATGAGCCCGAGAATCTTCAAAATGCCTGGCTGTTAGGTTTTGAAGCAGGTATATCCAAGCGATTTACAGAGCTGCCAGGAATATGGAAAGGATTTGGAGTAGATGCCAACTATACCTATACAGACTCAAAAGCGAAAGTTCCGCGCTTTGACAAAGGAAAATTGATAGAAGATGAAAGCGTGATTCCTAAGCAGGCAAAACACTTGTTCAATGTCTCCTTGATCTATGAGAATAGCAAGTTTATGGCACGTATTGCCGGCAATTATAAAGGTAAATATCTTGATGCCATTCGTCAGGTCGCAGGACCTGAGCATTACCGTTGGTATTCAAGCAATTTTTCGGTAGACTTTTCTTCTTCCTATAGTATCAACTCGAAATTCAGATTATTCGCCGAGTTAAATAACATTACTGGAGCCCCGGTGCGCTACTATCATGGTGTATACGATCGTGCCGAACAAGCCGAATGGTATTCTGTCCGTGGTCAAGTGGGGATCAGTGCAAAACTTTTTTAA
- a CDS encoding Ca2+-dependent phosphoinositide-specific phospholipase C: MEFKQIILTTLSTLVLGTGVIHAQQSELPQLNALKINQIQVLGTHNSYARSVDPRLAAYADPIFAKMMEKMTTLIPADKLASFKEFHPNPMTMSEGLKYDHPSFDVQLDSGIRSLEMDVYYDPTGHRFNKPAGYEVLSSMGVSDLAPYQKEDLEKPGFKMLHIADFDFRSHYATFRGGLKALRNWSDRHPGHLPIFIMVEAKDKSIPIFPNSAEVLPFDEKAFDQLDAEVVEILGKDKLITPDDVRGKYTTLREAVRSGNWPTIKTSRGKFVFLLLPATAGMNLESAYVKDRPNLEKRIMFVQSEPNDSFASFILLDNALVRQNEIQNLVKQGYIVRSRSDIETYEAKINDYTRADAAFNSGAQIISTDFFRPGNGYHTSYYVKLPHGNPARSNPINGRK, encoded by the coding sequence ATGGAATTCAAACAGATTATCCTAACAACGTTGTCCACCCTGGTACTAGGTACTGGAGTTATTCATGCTCAGCAATCCGAGCTTCCACAGCTTAATGCATTAAAGATCAATCAGATTCAGGTGCTTGGTACGCATAATAGTTATGCTAGGTCTGTGGATCCACGTCTTGCCGCCTATGCTGACCCTATTTTTGCAAAAATGATGGAAAAGATGACCACATTAATCCCCGCGGACAAGCTTGCGTCATTTAAGGAGTTTCATCCAAATCCGATGACGATGAGCGAAGGCTTGAAATATGATCACCCATCTTTTGATGTACAGCTCGACAGTGGTATTCGGAGTTTAGAAATGGATGTCTATTATGACCCTACAGGACATCGTTTCAATAAGCCCGCTGGGTACGAAGTATTAAGTAGCATGGGTGTTTCGGATCTGGCGCCCTATCAAAAGGAAGATTTGGAAAAGCCAGGTTTCAAGATGCTCCATATTGCAGATTTTGATTTTCGATCGCATTATGCTACTTTCCGAGGCGGCTTGAAAGCGTTAAGAAATTGGTCCGACAGACATCCCGGACATCTTCCGATCTTTATTATGGTCGAAGCAAAGGACAAAAGCATACCAATCTTTCCAAATAGCGCTGAGGTTCTCCCTTTTGATGAAAAGGCATTCGATCAGTTGGATGCCGAAGTTGTCGAAATATTGGGAAAAGATAAGCTTATTACCCCAGATGATGTACGTGGAAAGTATACCACCTTACGTGAGGCGGTGCGTTCGGGCAACTGGCCGACTATTAAAACATCCCGTGGAAAATTTGTTTTCTTGTTACTTCCGGCCACTGCTGGAATGAATCTGGAATCTGCTTATGTTAAAGACAGACCCAATCTTGAAAAACGTATCATGTTTGTACAATCGGAACCCAATGATAGTTTTGCATCTTTTATCCTGTTGGACAATGCGCTAGTTCGTCAAAATGAAATTCAAAATCTTGTAAAACAAGGTTATATTGTTCGTAGCCGTTCAGATATCGAAACCTACGAAGCAAAGATCAATGACTATACGAGGGCAGATGCGGCTTTTAATAGCGGAGCCCAGATTATATCCACCGATTTTTTTAGACCAGGTAATGGTTACCATACGTCCTATTATGTGAAGTTGCCTCATGGCAACCCCGCTCGTTCAAATCCTATCAATGGAAGAAAGTGA
- a CDS encoding RagB/SusD family nutrient uptake outer membrane protein, whose protein sequence is MKLKYITIIFPLLVLSSCRDSFFETAPATQITTPEVFSSENNIDAFINGSIRFLMENSTSQDNPGLPTIFLTHEVMGEDAIARDGRYGFRDSYPYKDPFDNTTRRALFFWTLQYKSIDHANNLIANVKIDDNSKESLKHLKGQAYALRGLNYLNLVRQYQFTYVKDPNVKAIPIYTEPTTPTTVPKPLATVKEVYEQVISDLKEAEKLLAGFKRKVKNRLDLNVIYGLLARTYLTQENWAQARDYAARARVGYPIMTAEQYKEGFNDVSNPEWIWGHPQTATQNLGGASFLAYIETTPYATDAKGVNLYFGYNSIIPDPNFISLFTAADVRKSLFEIAKQPAEAIYRSYRYRKFRNKHPNRDGHIVLMRSSEQLLIEAESRARLGDVKGAIDLLNELRRKRTLQDLDVANFDKAKAVQEVLLERRKELWGEGFRLYDILRTQTAPVRREANETFVDDAGKTVAVMGHYILKFPDGSSLSPNSKYFLFPIPLNELNNNPSLQN, encoded by the coding sequence ATGAAATTAAAATATATCACCATCATTTTTCCTTTATTGGTACTCTCATCCTGTCGAGACAGTTTCTTTGAGACTGCTCCTGCAACCCAGATTACGACTCCTGAGGTATTTTCTTCTGAGAATAATATTGATGCCTTTATCAACGGATCAATCCGCTTTTTGATGGAAAATAGCACCTCTCAAGACAATCCTGGGCTCCCGACCATATTCCTCACACATGAAGTGATGGGAGAGGACGCTATAGCACGGGATGGCCGCTATGGTTTTCGGGACTCATATCCCTATAAAGATCCTTTTGACAACACCACCCGTCGGGCGCTTTTCTTTTGGACCTTGCAATATAAATCTATTGACCATGCCAATAATCTGATAGCCAATGTGAAAATTGACGATAACAGTAAAGAAAGTTTAAAACACCTCAAGGGGCAAGCCTATGCCTTGAGGGGATTGAATTATCTCAATCTCGTACGTCAGTACCAGTTTACCTATGTGAAAGACCCAAATGTCAAGGCAATACCGATTTATACCGAACCAACGACACCAACGACGGTTCCCAAACCACTGGCTACAGTAAAGGAGGTTTATGAGCAGGTTATTTCCGATTTAAAAGAAGCCGAAAAATTATTGGCGGGTTTCAAGCGGAAAGTGAAGAACAGACTAGACCTCAATGTCATTTATGGTCTACTGGCTAGAACATATTTGACACAGGAAAATTGGGCGCAAGCACGTGATTATGCAGCAAGAGCACGTGTCGGTTATCCAATTATGACGGCAGAGCAGTACAAGGAAGGATTTAACGATGTCAGCAATCCGGAGTGGATCTGGGGACACCCACAGACCGCGACCCAAAATTTGGGTGGAGCTTCTTTCTTAGCCTATATTGAGACAACTCCTTACGCAACAGATGCCAAAGGTGTAAATCTATATTTTGGTTATAATAGCATTATTCCTGACCCCAATTTTATCAGCTTATTTACAGCTGCTGATGTGCGTAAATCGCTTTTTGAGATTGCCAAGCAACCTGCTGAGGCGATTTATCGCTCCTATCGTTACCGTAAGTTTAGAAATAAACACCCCAACCGCGATGGACATATCGTTTTAATGCGATCATCAGAACAACTGCTTATCGAAGCCGAGAGTAGAGCTCGCCTGGGCGATGTAAAAGGTGCTATAGACCTCCTAAACGAATTAAGACGTAAACGGACTTTGCAAGATCTTGATGTCGCAAATTTCGATAAGGCAAAGGCGGTACAGGAAGTTTTATTGGAGCGCCGTAAAGAACTATGGGGTGAAGGTTTCCGTCTTTACGATATTCTTCGGACGCAGACGGCGCCTGTACGTCGTGAGGCTAATGAGACCTTTGTGGATGATGCTGGAAAGACAGTAGCTGTGATGGGACATTATATTCTCAAGTTTCCGGATGGATCCAGCTTATCTCCAAATAGCAAATATTTTTTATTTCCTATACCTCTAAATGAACTGAATAATAACCCAAGTTTGCAAAACTAA